A stretch of the Mycobacterium sp. ITM-2016-00317 genome encodes the following:
- a CDS encoding thioesterase family protein, translating into MTGQQGFTAPVHVRWSDIDMYQHINHATMVTILEEARIPFLREPFGDNITTIGLLIAEVNISYKAQLRLIDSPLQVTMFAKRVRAVDFTVGYEVRSVGAPPDSRPAVIADTQLAAVHIEEQRLERLSQAQREYLQRWQR; encoded by the coding sequence GTGACGGGTCAACAAGGCTTCACGGCGCCGGTGCATGTGCGCTGGTCGGACATCGACATGTACCAGCACATCAACCACGCCACCATGGTGACCATCCTCGAAGAGGCCCGGATCCCTTTTCTGCGTGAGCCTTTCGGTGACAACATCACCACGATCGGTCTGCTGATCGCCGAGGTGAACATCTCCTACAAGGCGCAGCTGCGGCTGATCGACTCACCGTTGCAGGTGACGATGTTCGCCAAGCGGGTGCGTGCGGTGGACTTCACGGTGGGTTACGAGGTGCGCTCGGTCGGTGCGCCCCCCGACTCGCGCCCGGCGGTGATCGCCGACACGCAGCTCGCCGCAGTGCACATCGAAGAGCAACGGCTGGAACGGCTTTCGCAGGCGCAGCGCGAGTATCTGCAGCGCTGGCAGCGATGA